The following coding sequences lie in one Glycine max cultivar Williams 82 chromosome 19, Glycine_max_v4.0, whole genome shotgun sequence genomic window:
- the LOC100500439 gene encoding BON and LysM domains-containing protein precursor gives MAEKIYWCCVVVFVELVLVLSGCESSTNEFSVPMLMQMNINKACDEIYVVREGETLQTISNKCGDPYIVEENPHIQDPDDVFPGLVIKINPFTNR, from the coding sequence ATGGCAGAGAAGATATATTGGTgctgtgttgttgtgtttgtggAACTAGTGCTAGTGTTGAGCGGCTGCGAGTCAAGCACAAACGAGTTCAGTGTTCCAATGTTGATGCAGATGAATATCAACAAAGCGTGTGATGAGATATACGTGGTTCGTGAGGGAGAGACTCTGCAAACAATTAGTAACAAGTGTGGGGATCCATATATCGTTGAAGAGAATCCACATATCCAGGACCCTGATGATGTTTTCCCTGGTCTCGTTATCAAGATTAACCCTTTCACgaatcgataa